One Aerococcus urinaeequi DNA segment encodes these proteins:
- a CDS encoding winged helix-turn-helix transcriptional regulator, which yields MEITIKQADLPVMCSKMEHACKVIGKKWNSLIIEVLLATPLRFGQLRDSINGISDRVLIERLRELTEEGIVRKEESEANGHIITVYTLTEKGQDLQKIFNNLHRWADEWVEPAE from the coding sequence ATGGAAATTACCATTAAACAAGCAGACTTACCGGTAATGTGTAGCAAGATGGAACATGCTTGCAAAGTGATTGGTAAAAAGTGGAATAGCTTAATTATTGAAGTATTATTAGCAACGCCATTACGATTTGGACAATTACGTGACTCAATTAACGGTATTTCTGACCGTGTATTAATTGAAAGATTACGCGAATTAACTGAAGAGGGTATTGTGCGTAAAGAAGAGTCAGAAGCGAATGGTCACATAATCACGGTTTATACATTGACAGAAAAAGGCCAAGACTTACAAAAAATCTTCAACAATTTACATCGTTGGGCAGATGAGTGGGTTGAGCCAGCCGAATAA
- a CDS encoding TrmH family RNA methyltransferase gives MVERLISSVQNQQIKELKKLFTRKGRKKAGQYLLEGPHLVEMAVKADAEIQMIYYVPESSHQNVTQLQALKGDLPLTQVTPEVAKALSQTDNHQDIFAVAFLPEAKKLDINQLSKGLLILDQVQDPGNLGTLIRTADAFGYRDILLGLGTVDLYNDKVLRSMQGSHFAVNTYEVDLVEVIPQLQEAGYFITTTELNDQAQASNAFDLKSKGKWALVMGNEGNGVSQTTSQLADMALYIPMSGSAESLNVAVAGAIVMYQFPIQD, from the coding sequence ATGGTAGAACGCTTAATTTCATCTGTTCAAAATCAACAGATTAAAGAATTAAAGAAACTTTTTACTCGTAAAGGCCGCAAAAAAGCAGGCCAGTATTTGCTGGAAGGGCCACATCTTGTAGAGATGGCCGTCAAGGCGGATGCAGAGATTCAAATGATTTACTATGTGCCTGAAAGTAGCCATCAAAATGTGACCCAATTACAAGCGCTCAAAGGGGACTTACCGCTCACTCAGGTGACACCGGAAGTAGCAAAAGCACTTAGTCAAACGGATAATCACCAGGATATCTTTGCAGTAGCTTTTCTACCAGAGGCTAAAAAACTTGATATCAATCAATTATCAAAAGGATTATTGATTTTAGATCAAGTGCAAGATCCAGGGAACTTAGGTACTTTAATCCGTACTGCGGATGCTTTTGGTTACCGAGATATCTTACTAGGATTGGGTACGGTTGACTTATATAATGATAAGGTTCTAAGATCTATGCAAGGTAGTCATTTTGCCGTCAATACTTATGAAGTTGACTTGGTAGAAGTCATTCCACAATTACAAGAGGCTGGCTATTTTATTACAACAACAGAACTAAACGACCAAGCGCAAGCAAGTAACGCTTTTGATTTAAAATCGAAAGGGAAATGGGCCTTGGTTATGGGAAATGAAGGTAATGGTGTAAGTCAAACAACCAGCCAGTTAGCAGATATGGCTTTATATATCCCAATGTCAGGATCTGCAGAATCTTTGAATGTAGCGGTTGCTGGGGCGATAGTCATGTATCAATTTCCCATCCAAGACTAG
- the pepV gene encoding dipeptidase PepV: MTINWQEEINNRKDDLINDLFTLLSVNSVRDDSKASADAPVGPGPKEALETFLKIAERDGFTTKNVDNLAGHAEFGTGDETLGVLAHVDVVPVDDKWDTDPFKPEIINDRIYARGASDDKGPLMAAYYGLKVIKELGLPVEKRVRFIVGTDEESEWQGVTRYFEVEEEPDFGFSPDADFPIINGEKGMYSAKLVFDRRSEKLLSFESGLRENMVPGEARAVVTGLTSDVNQIVADFQAANPEITIIVSPDADATAITVEGKGVHAMNPSVGYNAATYLSKLLLQLDDDLAQDDLLKFLGDLLHLDFNGEKLGIAHEDEIMGKVTVNPGLVGEEDGKLYTVLNIRVPRGKDYSEIDTTFATHGETYHYHFVDGTKTNKVPHYVPADDPLVQTLLAVYENQTGEKGQERSIGGGTYGRLLKRGVAFGALFPDSVDTMHQANEFFAVRDLMKSAAIYAEAIYELIKPENA; encoded by the coding sequence ATGACAATTAATTGGCAAGAAGAAATCAACAATCGTAAAGATGACTTAATCAATGACTTATTTACATTATTAAGCGTAAACAGTGTGCGTGACGACAGTAAAGCAAGTGCAGATGCACCTGTTGGACCTGGCCCTAAAGAGGCATTAGAAACTTTCTTGAAGATTGCTGAACGCGATGGCTTCACAACTAAAAACGTTGATAACCTTGCAGGTCATGCTGAATTCGGTACAGGCGATGAAACGCTTGGCGTTTTAGCCCACGTAGACGTTGTTCCAGTAGACGATAAATGGGATACTGATCCATTCAAACCCGAAATTATCAACGACCGCATCTATGCCCGTGGTGCTTCAGACGACAAAGGTCCTTTAATGGCTGCCTACTACGGCTTGAAAGTCATCAAAGAATTAGGCCTACCAGTTGAGAAACGTGTTCGTTTCATCGTTGGTACTGACGAAGAAAGTGAATGGCAAGGTGTAACACGTTACTTTGAAGTAGAAGAAGAACCAGATTTTGGTTTCTCTCCAGACGCGGACTTCCCAATTATTAACGGGGAAAAAGGGATGTACTCAGCTAAGCTAGTATTCGACCGTCGTTCTGAAAAATTACTTTCATTTGAAAGTGGTCTTCGTGAAAACATGGTACCGGGTGAAGCACGTGCAGTTGTGACTGGATTGACCTCTGATGTCAACCAAATCGTTGCCGATTTCCAAGCAGCTAATCCAGAAATCACAATCATTGTAAGTCCAGACGCTGATGCAACGGCAATTACTGTTGAAGGTAAAGGCGTTCACGCAATGAATCCAAGTGTTGGATATAATGCGGCAACATATTTATCTAAATTATTATTACAATTAGACGATGATTTAGCCCAAGATGACCTATTGAAATTCTTAGGTGACCTATTACATTTAGACTTTAATGGTGAAAAATTAGGTATTGCCCATGAAGATGAAATTATGGGTAAAGTGACTGTAAACCCAGGTTTGGTTGGCGAAGAAGACGGTAAATTATATACAGTCTTAAATATTCGTGTGCCACGTGGTAAAGACTATAGTGAAATTGATACAACATTTGCAACCCACGGTGAAACTTACCACTATCACTTTGTAGACGGTACAAAAACCAATAAAGTACCACACTATGTACCAGCTGATGATCCGTTAGTGCAAACTTTACTAGCTGTTTATGAAAATCAAACAGGTGAAAAAGGACAAGAACGCTCAATCGGTGGGGGAACCTATGGCCGTTTACTAAAACGCGGTGTAGCCTTTGGTGCATTATTCCCAGATTCAGTAGACACTATGCACCAAGCCAATGAATTCTTTGCGGTTCGTGACTTAATGAAATCAGCAGCTATTTACGCTGAAGCCATTTACGAATTGATTAAGCCAGAAAACGCATAA
- a CDS encoding pseudouridine synthase produces MTNKKTAKNTQRLDKFVSSMTTYSRSDVKTLIKKSAIYINGSVAKKPNLPVNVTEDKVEVDGQEIIYEPYVYIMMHKPDGVISATEDNRWDTVIDLLPEDLVLTYEPFPVGRLDKDTTGLLLITNDGQFNHALMAPKKHVEKEYAVLVDGLLSDKHIDQFEKGLDIGQGEKTKPAQLFIDQVDEEAGQSLARVVIAEGKYHQVKRMFHAVDCEVVQLHRQRIGQLTLPDALAEGEFVQVDYQDLYDAIFEGKALDITE; encoded by the coding sequence ATGACAAATAAAAAAACAGCGAAAAACACCCAACGTTTAGATAAATTTGTCTCTAGCATGACCACTTATAGCCGAAGTGACGTGAAGACCTTAATCAAAAAATCCGCTATTTACATCAATGGTTCTGTAGCCAAGAAACCCAATCTACCAGTCAATGTAACAGAGGACAAGGTGGAAGTAGATGGGCAAGAAATCATCTATGAACCTTATGTTTATATCATGATGCACAAGCCAGACGGCGTTATATCTGCCACCGAAGACAACCGTTGGGACACCGTGATTGACCTGTTACCAGAAGACCTGGTCTTAACCTACGAACCATTTCCAGTTGGACGCCTAGATAAAGACACAACAGGTCTGCTACTGATCACCAACGATGGCCAATTCAACCATGCCTTAATGGCCCCTAAGAAACACGTGGAAAAGGAATACGCTGTTCTTGTTGATGGGTTATTATCAGACAAGCATATTGACCAATTTGAAAAAGGATTGGACATTGGCCAAGGTGAAAAAACAAAGCCAGCACAACTTTTCATCGACCAAGTAGACGAAGAAGCTGGCCAATCCTTAGCTCGCGTGGTCATAGCAGAAGGTAAGTACCACCAAGTTAAGCGTATGTTCCATGCTGTTGATTGTGAAGTCGTGCAGCTACATAGACAACGTATTGGTCAATTGACACTGCCGGATGCCTTAGCAGAAGGTGAATTCGTTCAAGTAGACTATCAAGACCTATACGACGCCATCTTTGAAGGCAAAGCATTAGATATCACAGAATAA
- a CDS encoding putative polysaccharide biosynthesis protein: protein MGIDDPNLNRTDEVEEVIQPEEVDPLDLPPRKPSASAQEKMNAGASWMTIASMVSRILGVLYIMPWYNWMGEPHIANEANSLFNIGYSYYAIFLSITIAGVPDSIAKQMAYYNARGYYKTAKRLFKAGLALMTITGLVGGVLLWTFAPILAQSTPARDFDSVVLVIRSLVPALVVLPTISVIRGYFQGHQDMKPSAISQITEQILRVLYMLGAVYIIRVINNGEMVKAVTHSTFAAFVGALAALATLVFFFMRYRKGYNKEEELYAVKEETYVSSKNLLLEIVMIAIPFIVSGSAIELSRLVDTNTYMPIMTHVSHLSHDQLINEYAIFGANANKLVTIIVSLAVAIGSTSIAVISATHSEEKRDIEAKLANKALPRRIDRHATQDFPETKGLIGHNLKLFSLVMFPSAIGMAVLAEPLYAIIFTHDPLGTSLLQLAAAVAVTMGLFSVLVAMLQAMSFFKDAIMGMVIGITLKLVLQVPFLAIFSTSGALLATGTAFIGIAIFYLWRLRVRINLSVVEVLNQIKGITLLSGAMGIATWLVNHFLRRTILSPEISIVHQVAQIVIVAGVGVAVYVIGGLRFKLLDTLLGDKAKMLRAKLGMGRYDK, encoded by the coding sequence ATGGGTATAGATGATCCGAATTTAAATCGGACTGATGAAGTAGAAGAAGTGATTCAACCTGAAGAAGTGGATCCACTAGATCTTCCACCTAGAAAACCAAGTGCCAGCGCACAAGAGAAAATGAATGCTGGGGCGTCTTGGATGACCATTGCCTCAATGGTGTCACGGATCTTAGGGGTCCTTTACATCATGCCTTGGTACAATTGGATGGGCGAACCGCACATCGCCAATGAAGCTAATTCCTTGTTCAATATTGGGTATAGTTACTACGCGATTTTCTTGTCCATAACAATCGCCGGGGTTCCAGATTCAATCGCTAAGCAAATGGCTTATTATAACGCACGTGGCTACTATAAAACGGCCAAGCGCTTATTCAAGGCAGGGCTAGCCTTAATGACCATCACTGGTCTAGTTGGGGGTGTGCTACTTTGGACATTCGCACCTATTTTGGCCCAATCAACGCCAGCTCGTGATTTCGATTCAGTAGTCTTGGTTATCCGGTCCTTGGTGCCAGCTTTAGTTGTTTTACCAACAATTTCAGTTATCCGTGGTTACTTCCAAGGGCACCAAGATATGAAGCCATCCGCGATTTCACAAATTACTGAACAAATCTTACGTGTCCTATACATGTTAGGCGCAGTTTATATCATCCGGGTGATCAATAATGGCGAGATGGTCAAAGCTGTAACTCACTCAACATTTGCGGCCTTCGTTGGGGCGCTAGCAGCCTTAGCCACATTGGTATTCTTCTTTATGCGCTACCGCAAAGGTTATAATAAGGAAGAAGAATTGTACGCGGTTAAGGAAGAAACCTACGTCTCTTCCAAAAATCTATTACTCGAAATCGTGATGATTGCTATTCCATTCATCGTTTCCGGTTCAGCAATCGAATTATCTCGTTTAGTCGATACTAACACCTACATGCCGATAATGACGCACGTTTCTCATCTTTCACATGATCAATTAATCAATGAATACGCCATTTTTGGTGCCAATGCCAATAAACTCGTGACCATTATCGTTTCCCTAGCTGTCGCCATCGGTTCGACCTCCATCGCTGTTATTTCAGCTACCCATTCAGAGGAAAAAAGGGATATCGAGGCCAAGCTGGCAAATAAAGCACTGCCAAGACGTATTGACCGACATGCCACGCAAGATTTTCCAGAAACAAAAGGGTTAATCGGCCACAACTTGAAATTATTCTCGCTAGTCATGTTCCCCTCTGCAATCGGGATGGCGGTATTAGCTGAGCCCTTGTACGCGATCATCTTTACCCACGATCCACTAGGTACCTCACTATTACAATTAGCAGCGGCAGTAGCTGTGACCATGGGGCTGTTTTCAGTTCTTGTTGCTATGTTACAAGCCATGTCCTTCTTTAAAGACGCCATTATGGGGATGGTCATTGGGATTACCCTTAAATTGGTTCTACAAGTACCTTTTCTAGCGATTTTTAGCACATCAGGTGCCTTATTAGCTACTGGAACAGCTTTTATCGGAATTGCCATATTCTATTTGTGGCGCTTAAGAGTCCGTATCAACTTATCGGTAGTAGAAGTCCTAAACCAAATCAAGGGCATTACTTTGTTATCTGGTGCTATGGGTATTGCCACTTGGTTAGTCAACCATTTCTTACGACGCACTATCTTATCACCTGAAATCTCAATTGTGCACCAAGTGGCCCAAATCGTGATTGTAGCTGGTGTTGGGGTAGCAGTTTATGTCATTGGTGGCTTACGCTTCAAACTATTAGATACGCTACTTGGCGACAAGGCCAAAATGCTTCGTGCGAAATTAGGAATGGGCCGCTATGACAAATAA
- a CDS encoding pyridoxamine kinase: MKNILIIHDASSFGKCSTTVALPILSSMHLQGTILPTALLSTHTGPGFEGFTFLDLTDEMEKIVDHWHSFGLKFDAAYVGYLGSVRQIKFLEKELPKLLKDDAKFYLDPVMADNGSFYYGFDEEYAKEMLNLCAMADVIMPNQTEASFLYGVEYTEGIWPQEKIDEFLTLVRKQTNASVILTGAGYDGESQTGAYYLDVETGEKGLATGPFIGGKFHGTGDIFGSIFVGALANGASVKVASQLAVDYIPKIIEKSLDDPDVMMNGLQFELFLGDLSNFVSKLKANQQ, translated from the coding sequence ATGAAAAATATTTTAATTATCCACGATGCTTCTAGCTTCGGTAAATGTTCTACAACAGTGGCATTACCAATTCTATCAAGTATGCACCTACAAGGAACTATTTTACCAACAGCCTTGCTTTCAACACATACAGGGCCAGGTTTTGAAGGATTCACATTTCTTGACTTAACTGATGAAATGGAAAAAATCGTGGATCATTGGCACTCATTTGGCTTAAAATTTGATGCAGCATACGTTGGCTATTTAGGTAGTGTTCGCCAAATCAAGTTTTTAGAGAAAGAACTGCCAAAATTATTAAAAGATGATGCAAAATTCTATCTAGATCCTGTTATGGCTGACAATGGTAGTTTCTATTATGGTTTTGACGAAGAGTATGCAAAAGAAATGTTGAATTTATGCGCGATGGCAGATGTGATTATGCCTAACCAAACAGAAGCAAGTTTCTTGTATGGTGTGGAGTATACTGAAGGTATCTGGCCACAAGAAAAAATCGACGAATTCTTAACATTAGTTCGTAAACAAACCAATGCTTCAGTTATTTTAACTGGTGCAGGATATGACGGCGAAAGTCAAACTGGTGCGTACTACTTGGACGTAGAGACTGGTGAAAAAGGTTTAGCGACTGGACCATTTATCGGTGGTAAATTCCACGGTACTGGTGATATCTTCGGTTCAATCTTTGTTGGTGCATTAGCAAATGGTGCCTCTGTTAAAGTGGCTAGCCAATTAGCGGTGGACTACATTCCAAAAATTATCGAAAAATCATTAGATGATCCAGATGTTATGATGAATGGTTTACAATTTGAGCTATTCTTGGGCGACTTATCTAACTTCGTATCAAAATTAAAAGCTAACCAACAATAA
- the leuS gene encoding leucine--tRNA ligase, with translation MAFNHKVIEKKWQKYWDENKEFKTLEDYSKPKYYALDMFPYPSGAGLHVGHPEGYTATDIMSRYKRAQGYNVLHPMGWDAFGLPAEQYALDTGNDPVDFTAKNIATFKRQIKSLGFSYDWDREINTTDPKFYKWTQWIFTKLFEKGLAYEDEILVNWCEALGTVLANEEVIDGKSERGGHPVVRKPMKQWVLRITAYADRLLDGLENVDWPNSVVEMQRHWIGKSEGAQLTFDIKDQDLTFDAFTTRPDTIYGLTFAVLAPEHDLVRQIVTEEQREEVEAYLLAASMKSDLDRTDLAKEKTGVFTGAYGIHPLTGEPFEIWVADYVLASYGTGAVMAVPAHDSRDYEFAKQFNLPIQPVIEGGDVAVEAYTGDGPHINSGELNGLETAEATEKAIEMLTASGRGERQTTYRLRDWVFSRQRYWGEPIPIIHWEDGTTTAVPEDELPVRLPKTDNIKPSGTGESPLANIEEWLYVTDPETGMKGRRETNTMPQWAGSSWYFLRYIDPKNSNEFASKEALDYWYNVDLYIGGAEHAVLHLLYARFWNMFLYDLGVVPNEEPFQKLYNQGMILGEGNEKMSKSKGNVVNPDDVVNQFGADTLRLYEMFMGPLDASIAWSENGLEGSRRFLERVWRLLVDENGKMRDRITTMNTGELDKVYHQTVQKVTEDFDNLHFNTAISQMMVFVNEANKAESLYYEYVKGFIQLIAPIAPHLAEEMWVIVGNEPGISYVDWPTFDPEMIVDDEIEIVVQVNGKIKAKLQVPNDSAKEALLEIAHANEKVQEAIAGKTIRKEIVVPNKLVNIVAN, from the coding sequence ATGGCTTTTAATCATAAAGTAATTGAGAAGAAATGGCAGAAATATTGGGACGAGAATAAAGAGTTTAAAACTTTAGAGGATTATTCAAAACCTAAATATTACGCACTAGACATGTTCCCTTACCCATCAGGGGCTGGACTACACGTAGGGCATCCAGAAGGGTATACTGCAACGGATATTATGTCTCGTTATAAACGTGCACAAGGCTATAACGTCTTGCACCCAATGGGCTGGGATGCGTTTGGATTACCAGCTGAGCAATATGCATTAGACACTGGGAATGATCCAGTTGATTTCACTGCGAAAAATATCGCCACATTCAAACGTCAAATCAAATCACTAGGTTTTTCTTATGATTGGGACCGTGAAATCAATACAACTGATCCAAAATTCTACAAATGGACACAATGGATTTTTACTAAATTATTTGAAAAAGGTTTAGCCTACGAAGACGAAATCTTGGTTAACTGGTGTGAAGCTTTAGGAACAGTACTAGCCAATGAAGAAGTCATCGACGGAAAGTCAGAACGTGGTGGTCACCCAGTCGTTCGTAAACCAATGAAACAATGGGTATTACGGATTACTGCATACGCTGACCGTTTATTGGATGGTTTGGAAAATGTTGACTGGCCAAATTCAGTTGTTGAAATGCAACGTCACTGGATTGGTAAATCGGAAGGTGCGCAATTAACTTTCGATATTAAAGATCAAGACTTAACTTTTGATGCCTTTACGACGCGTCCAGACACTATTTACGGCTTAACTTTCGCTGTTTTAGCACCTGAACATGACTTGGTGCGTCAAATCGTGACTGAAGAGCAACGTGAAGAAGTGGAAGCTTATTTACTTGCAGCTTCAATGAAATCTGACTTAGACCGGACAGATTTAGCCAAAGAAAAAACTGGGGTATTCACCGGTGCTTACGGTATCCACCCATTAACTGGTGAACCATTTGAAATCTGGGTTGCAGACTACGTTTTAGCTTCATATGGTACGGGTGCTGTTATGGCGGTTCCTGCCCATGATAGTCGTGACTACGAATTCGCTAAACAATTCAACCTACCAATTCAACCGGTAATTGAAGGTGGCGATGTTGCTGTTGAAGCATATACTGGAGACGGTCCTCACATTAATTCAGGTGAATTAAACGGTTTAGAAACTGCAGAAGCAACTGAAAAAGCGATTGAAATGTTAACAGCTTCAGGTCGCGGTGAACGTCAAACAACATACCGTTTACGTGACTGGGTCTTCTCTCGTCAACGTTACTGGGGTGAACCAATTCCAATTATCCATTGGGAAGATGGCACAACAACTGCAGTTCCAGAAGATGAGCTACCAGTTCGTTTACCAAAAACTGACAACATTAAACCATCTGGTACAGGTGAATCTCCATTAGCCAATATTGAAGAGTGGTTATATGTCACTGATCCTGAAACAGGTATGAAAGGCCGCCGTGAAACAAACACAATGCCACAATGGGCAGGTTCATCATGGTACTTCCTACGTTATATCGACCCTAAAAATTCAAATGAATTTGCTTCTAAAGAAGCTTTAGACTACTGGTACAATGTGGACTTGTATATTGGTGGGGCAGAGCATGCGGTATTGCATTTACTATATGCACGTTTCTGGAATATGTTCTTATATGATTTAGGCGTTGTACCAAATGAAGAACCATTCCAAAAACTATATAACCAAGGGATGATTCTTGGTGAAGGTAATGAGAAAATGTCTAAATCTAAAGGGAACGTTGTAAACCCTGATGATGTAGTCAACCAATTCGGGGCAGATACCTTGCGTCTATATGAAATGTTCATGGGTCCTCTAGATGCGTCAATCGCTTGGTCTGAGAATGGCCTTGAAGGTTCTCGTCGTTTCCTAGAACGTGTATGGCGTTTACTAGTTGATGAAAATGGCAAAATGCGTGACCGTATTACGACAATGAACACAGGTGAATTAGACAAAGTTTACCACCAAACAGTTCAAAAAGTAACGGAAGACTTTGACAACCTACACTTTAATACAGCCATTTCTCAAATGATGGTATTTGTAAATGAAGCTAATAAGGCTGAAAGCCTATACTATGAATACGTGAAAGGCTTTATTCAACTGATTGCCCCAATCGCTCCGCATTTAGCTGAAGAAATGTGGGTAATTGTTGGAAACGAACCTGGTATTTCATACGTAGACTGGCCAACATTTGATCCAGAAATGATCGTTGATGATGAAATTGAAATCGTTGTACAAGTGAATGGTAAAATCAAAGCGAAATTACAAGTGCCTAATGATAGTGCCAAAGAAGCATTGTTAGAAATTGCCCATGCAAACGAGAAAGTGCAAGAAGCAATTGCTGGTAAAACAATTCGCAAAGAAATCGTTGTACCAAACAAACTAGTCAATATTGTGGCAAATTAG
- a CDS encoding shikimate dehydrogenase family protein, which produces MDSITDINGTTKFAAVIGQPLSHSLSPIIYNTSFKAQDLNMVYIAFETSEDDTIERIEHLKALDVQGINITMPGKFNAMQTVDRLDAAGQYVNAINMITRDDKGQWVGYNTDGAGLWLAVKNRGVDLVGKRLVVYGSGATSRIIIAQAVIEGMTDISVVARNIQEKDLLIKLCDALRADYPQINLKLIDLSDQDHVGQAVKHAEIVIQSTSLGMGSSQGQSILADENWLQEGTVVMDVIYEPMETRFMQQAKARNCVVIGGLDMLVYQAKLNYQLFAHKEMPVQVVFDTIKGQLAARKAK; this is translated from the coding sequence GTGGACTCAATTACAGATATTAACGGGACAACGAAGTTTGCAGCGGTGATTGGCCAACCCTTGAGCCACTCACTTTCACCAATTATTTACAATACATCTTTTAAAGCTCAAGACCTGAATATGGTCTACATCGCTTTTGAAACGAGCGAAGATGACACAATTGAGCGGATCGAGCATTTGAAAGCCCTAGACGTTCAAGGGATTAACATTACCATGCCAGGGAAATTCAATGCTATGCAGACGGTAGACCGTTTAGATGCTGCTGGTCAATATGTCAACGCTATTAACATGATTACCCGAGACGACAAGGGGCAATGGGTAGGCTACAATACTGATGGTGCCGGCTTATGGCTTGCCGTAAAAAATAGGGGCGTGGACCTAGTTGGGAAGCGGTTAGTCGTTTACGGATCTGGCGCAACGTCTAGAATCATTATTGCCCAGGCCGTAATCGAGGGCATGACAGATATTTCTGTGGTGGCACGAAATATCCAAGAAAAAGACCTATTGATTAAGTTGTGCGATGCTTTAAGAGCGGATTACCCACAAATCAATTTAAAACTGATTGACCTTTCAGACCAAGATCATGTAGGTCAAGCAGTCAAGCATGCTGAAATCGTGATTCAATCAACGAGCCTAGGGATGGGATCAAGCCAGGGCCAATCCATTTTGGCGGACGAAAACTGGTTACAAGAGGGGACAGTGGTCATGGACGTGATTTACGAACCTATGGAAACCCGGTTTATGCAACAAGCAAAAGCAAGAAATTGTGTGGTCATTGGTGGTTTAGATATGTTAGTTTACCAAGCTAAATTAAACTACCAATTATTTGCCCATAAAGAAATGCCAGTGCAAGTAGTCTTTGATACCATTAAGGGTCAGTTAGCTGCTAGAAAAGCCAAATAA
- the aroB gene encoding 3-dehydroquinate synthase: MKLENVNVAVANPYDVIIDNDLIKNAGHHLEDLVQQRKVMIVTDENVASYGYLGTLQEAISPITTDVNTITLPAGEAQKSSANYIRLQEELATLNYSRSDVLIALGGGVIGDLVGFTAATYLRGIPYIQIPTTLLSAIDSSVGGKTAIDLPQGKNLVGAFYQPARVLCDLTTFHTLSQSIFEDGCAELIKYGMILDRDLLNNLMTRDQPLNALSEDLAAVVKRCVEIKRSVVLEDELDLGLRQLLNFGHTIGHAIEQVSHYKVSHGRGVATGMILTQLMAEKEGLTALSLADRFNNLLNQYHLLDQVHVAKEYTFEDILAAMTNDKKRRGGEITEIFPESFGKCELKTITFDQYAGWLETIFTDLKTDKLPITIVEAEA; the protein is encoded by the coding sequence ATGAAATTGGAAAATGTAAATGTAGCAGTTGCCAATCCCTACGATGTGATCATTGACAACGATTTGATTAAAAATGCCGGACACCATCTGGAAGATTTAGTTCAGCAACGTAAGGTCATGATCGTGACTGACGAGAACGTCGCTTCATATGGTTACCTAGGGACCTTACAAGAGGCGATTAGCCCAATTACGACTGATGTCAACACCATTACCCTACCGGCCGGAGAAGCCCAGAAATCATCTGCAAACTACATTCGCCTGCAAGAAGAGTTGGCCACTTTGAATTATTCACGTTCAGACGTCCTGATTGCCTTGGGAGGTGGGGTAATTGGTGATTTAGTTGGATTTACAGCAGCGACTTACTTGCGTGGCATTCCTTACATTCAAATTCCGACGACCTTACTTTCAGCTATTGATTCTTCAGTAGGCGGCAAAACGGCCATCGACTTACCCCAGGGTAAAAACCTAGTTGGCGCCTTTTATCAGCCAGCACGCGTCCTTTGTGACTTAACTACCTTCCATACTTTATCGCAAAGTATTTTCGAAGATGGGTGTGCCGAATTAATTAAATACGGCATGATTTTAGACAGGGATTTACTGAACAACTTAATGACCCGCGACCAACCTTTAAATGCCTTGAGCGAAGACTTGGCAGCTGTTGTTAAACGTTGTGTTGAGATTAAACGAAGCGTTGTGTTAGAAGACGAACTAGATTTAGGCTTGCGTCAATTATTGAACTTTGGTCATACTATTGGACACGCGATTGAACAAGTATCACATTACAAAGTTTCCCACGGTCGAGGCGTTGCAACGGGTATGATTTTGACCCAATTAATGGCTGAAAAAGAAGGGCTGACAGCCTTAAGTTTGGCTGATCGTTTTAACAATTTACTCAACCAGTACCATCTATTAGACCAAGTGCATGTGGCAAAAGAGTATACCTTTGAGGATATTCTTGCTGCCATGACCAACGACAAGAAGCGTCGGGGTGGGGAAATTACGGAAATCTTCCCTGAATCATTCGGTAAATGTGAACTTAAAACCATTACTTTTGACCAATATGCCGGCTGGTTAGAGACCATTTTCACGGACCTAAAAACCGATAAATTACCTATCACAATCGTAGAAGCGGAGGCTTAA